From one Nonomuraea polychroma genomic stretch:
- a CDS encoding MarR family transcriptional regulator, whose product MRMQQPARAVGLSQSATTRLVTRLENRGLLRRYLCEDDRRGICSEVTQDGRDLLAQARPTHDAVLKEVLAEAAEQPELAPLAAVLS is encoded by the coding sequence ATGCGCATGCAGCAGCCGGCCCGCGCGGTCGGGCTCAGCCAGAGCGCCACCACGCGCCTCGTCACCAGGCTGGAGAACCGCGGGCTGCTCAGGCGCTACCTGTGCGAGGACGACAGGCGCGGCATCTGCTCCGAGGTCACGCAGGACGGACGGGACCTGCTCGCGCAGGCCCGCCCGACGCACGACGCCGTGCTCAAGGAAGTGCTGGCCGAGGCGGCGGAGCAGCCGGAGCTCGCCCCGCTCGCCGCGGTCCTCAGTTAG
- a CDS encoding methylated-DNA--[protein]-cysteine S-methyltransferase, with product MIAAQLIPTPIGPLSLLSREGVLVAAGFTADPKEMYARLTPALQAEGLEVVDDLGAASEAVRAYLAGDLHALDAIPVSQPGSPTRKRLHEALREVKAGTTVSYAELAERAGLPKTAARAAGSACAQNLIAPFVPCHRVLPSSGGYGGYYYGVPVKEWLLAHESGGITYP from the coding sequence ATGATCGCTGCACAGCTCATCCCGACCCCCATCGGGCCTTTGTCCCTGCTGTCCCGCGAGGGAGTGCTGGTCGCGGCCGGCTTCACCGCCGACCCGAAGGAGATGTACGCCCGCCTCACACCCGCGCTCCAGGCGGAGGGCCTGGAGGTGGTGGACGACCTGGGTGCGGCGTCGGAGGCCGTCCGCGCGTACCTGGCGGGCGACCTGCACGCCCTGGACGCCATCCCGGTCTCCCAGCCCGGCAGCCCGACACGCAAGCGCCTGCACGAGGCGTTGCGCGAGGTCAAGGCGGGGACGACCGTGTCGTACGCGGAGCTGGCCGAACGGGCCGGGCTGCCGAAGACGGCGGCACGGGCGGCCGGGTCGGCGTGCGCGCAGAACCTGATCGCGCCGTTCGTCCCATGCCACCGGGTCCTGCCCAGCAGTGGAGGGTATGGCGGCTATTACTACGGCGTACCGGTCAAAGAGTGGCTGCTTGCCCACGAATCCGGGGGAATCACCTACCCATAG